One Crocosphaera sp. UHCC 0190 DNA window includes the following coding sequences:
- a CDS encoding F0F1 ATP synthase subunit A encodes MTLTPDHIIFWQWKFIVLNATLIYTWILMVLLVIISWLITRNLSSSHQISRQQNILEVIIISINNQIEEISQQKPEPYLPFIGTLFIFIAASNLLSIIPGYQPPTGSLSTTAALAICVFFAIPFYGIAKQGFFNYFKHYYLSPSPMMLPFNLISRFSNTLSLAVRLFGNVMSGTMIVAILLSVAPLFFPILMQAMGLLTGLIQAYIFAILTMVFIAAATQNKEETGDNKNG; translated from the coding sequence ATGACATTAACCCCCGATCATATTATTTTTTGGCAATGGAAATTTATTGTGCTTAATGCAACCCTAATTTATACCTGGATACTCATGGTTTTATTGGTGATTATTTCTTGGTTAATTACCCGCAATTTATCCAGTTCCCATCAAATTTCCAGACAACAGAATATCCTGGAAGTGATTATTATTAGTATTAATAATCAAATTGAAGAAATTAGTCAACAAAAACCGGAACCTTATTTACCTTTTATTGGTACATTATTCATCTTTATTGCAGCTTCAAATTTACTCAGTATTATTCCCGGATATCAACCTCCGACGGGTTCCCTTTCCACCACCGCGGCCCTAGCTATTTGTGTCTTTTTTGCTATCCCTTTTTATGGCATTGCTAAACAAGGATTTTTTAATTATTTTAAGCATTATTATCTATCTCCCTCACCGATGATGTTACCCTTTAATTTAATTAGTCGCTTTTCTAATACCTTATCCTTAGCTGTCCGCTTGTTTGGCAATGTGATGAGTGGTACAATGATAGTGGCAATACTGTTATCAGTCGCGCCCCTATTTTTTCCCATTCTGATGCAAGCAATGGGCTTATTAACGGGACTTATTCAGGCTTATATTTTTGCCATTTTAACGATGGTATTTATTGCCGCAGCAACCCAAAATAAAGAAGAAACAGGAGACAACAAAAATGGATAA
- the atpD gene encoding F0F1 ATP synthase subunit beta, whose amino-acid sequence MLKIENNNYQENQGTIIAIRGTVLDIYFPHKLPEPHHLLTTGDNEKITIEVMTYLNKETVRGLALKPTQGLARGDIVKDTGHTLQVPVGKELLGRMLNVFGETIDRQKPIKNPTLKSIHSPPIPLGERATTTEIFQTGIKVIDLLSPLEKGGKAGLLGGAGVGKTVLISELIHNMVSRYQGVSIFCGIGERSREGEELYREMKEAGVLNNMVMVFGQMNEPPGVRFRVGHAALTIAEYFRDQAHQDVLLMIDNIFRFIQAGSEVSGLMGNLPSRVGYQPTLATELAELEERICNTHSNSITSVQAVYVPADDFTDPAAVHTFSHLSASIVLSRKRVSEGLYPAVDPLQSGSKILTPQVVGDRHYKIAQTVRQTLANYEDIKDIIAMLGLEELAQSEQNIVYRARRLERFLTQPFFTTEQFTGIPGKAVSLEETLEGCERILNDEFRKYPEKSLYMIGNIQEVHQKE is encoded by the coding sequence ATGCTCAAAATAGAAAATAATAATTACCAGGAAAATCAAGGTACTATAATTGCCATTAGGGGGACAGTTTTGGATATTTATTTTCCTCACAAACTCCCAGAACCCCATCACTTATTGACCACAGGAGACAATGAGAAAATAACGATTGAAGTCATGACATATTTGAATAAAGAAACTGTCCGAGGACTTGCTTTAAAACCCACTCAAGGACTAGCTAGAGGTGACATTGTTAAAGATACAGGACACACCTTACAAGTGCCTGTAGGCAAAGAATTACTGGGTCGAATGTTAAATGTATTTGGGGAAACAATAGATCGTCAAAAACCGATTAAAAATCCCACCTTAAAATCAATTCATTCCCCGCCTATTCCTCTAGGAGAAAGAGCAACAACTACTGAAATATTTCAAACGGGAATTAAAGTAATTGACCTCTTATCTCCCCTCGAAAAAGGGGGAAAAGCTGGCTTGTTGGGGGGGGCAGGAGTCGGTAAAACTGTGCTAATTAGTGAGTTAATTCATAATATGGTAAGTCGCTATCAAGGCGTGAGTATTTTTTGTGGAATAGGAGAGCGATCGCGGGAAGGTGAAGAACTTTATCGAGAGATGAAAGAAGCGGGAGTTCTTAATAATATGGTAATGGTATTTGGACAGATGAATGAACCCCCAGGAGTACGCTTTCGGGTAGGTCATGCCGCCTTAACCATTGCTGAATATTTCCGGGATCAAGCCCATCAAGATGTCTTATTAATGATAGATAATATCTTTAGGTTTATTCAAGCGGGATCGGAAGTTTCAGGGTTAATGGGAAACCTCCCGTCACGGGTAGGATATCAACCCACATTAGCCACAGAATTAGCCGAATTAGAAGAAAGAATTTGTAATACTCATAGTAACTCAATTACCTCTGTTCAAGCGGTTTATGTCCCTGCTGATGACTTTACTGATCCCGCTGCAGTTCATACTTTTTCTCATCTTTCAGCTTCCATTGTTTTATCCCGAAAACGAGTTAGTGAAGGGCTATATCCTGCCGTTGATCCCTTACAATCAGGATCGAAAATATTAACGCCCCAAGTCGTCGGCGATCGCCATTATAAAATTGCTCAAACCGTGCGTCAAACTTTAGCTAATTATGAAGATATTAAAGATATTATTGCTATGTTAGGATTAGAAGAATTAGCCCAAAGTGAACAAAATATTGTCTATCGTGCCAGAAGATTAGAAAGATTTTTAACCCAGCCATTTTTCACCACAGAACAATTTACAGGCATTCCAGGAAAAGCCGTATCTTTAGAGGAAACCCTTGAAGGATGTGAACGTATTTTGAATGATGAATTTCGTAAATATCCCGAAAAATCTTTATATATGATTGGAAATATTCAAGAAGTCCATCAGAAGGAATAA
- the pheS gene encoding phenylalanine--tRNA ligase subunit alpha: MTTTSNTLETELQTLQQAAQKEIAAVTTLEDLEQLRINYLGKKGQLSQILRGMGKLSAEERPRVGSLANDVKDALQNSLDNQRNALETAKLKAQLAAESLDVTMPGVSRPLGRLHPLNSTVDRVLDIFVGLGYQVATGPHVETDYYNFEALNIPPDHPARDMQDTFFLADGRLMRTHTSPVQIRYMETHEPPIRIVAPGRVYRRDTVDATHSAVFHQVEILAVDKGLTFTDLKGTIKEFLQQMFGEELPVKFRASYFPFTEPSAEVDVQWKGKWLEVMGCGMVDPNVLKSVGYDPEIYTGFAAGLGIERFAMVLHQIDDIRRLYNSDLRFLSQF, encoded by the coding sequence ATGACCACAACCTCTAATACCCTAGAAACGGAACTACAGACCCTACAACAAGCAGCGCAAAAAGAAATTGCTGCTGTTACTACCTTAGAAGATCTAGAACAACTCCGCATTAATTATTTAGGTAAAAAAGGGCAACTTTCCCAAATTCTGCGAGGTATGGGCAAATTAAGCGCGGAAGAACGGCCTCGTGTTGGTTCCCTTGCTAACGATGTCAAAGATGCACTACAAAACAGTTTAGATAACCAACGGAACGCCCTAGAAACCGCCAAATTAAAGGCACAATTAGCCGCAGAATCTCTTGATGTGACTATGCCAGGGGTTAGTCGTCCTTTGGGTCGTCTTCATCCCCTTAATAGTACCGTAGATCGGGTTTTAGATATCTTTGTGGGGTTGGGGTATCAAGTGGCTACGGGCCCCCATGTTGAGACAGATTATTATAATTTTGAAGCCTTAAATATTCCCCCGGATCATCCGGCCAGGGATATGCAAGATACCTTCTTTTTAGCTGATGGTCGTCTGATGAGAACTCATACTTCTCCTGTACAAATTCGTTATATGGAGACTCATGAACCTCCTATTCGTATTGTGGCCCCTGGTCGGGTTTATCGTCGAGATACAGTAGATGCGACTCATTCAGCCGTGTTTCATCAGGTGGAAATTTTAGCTGTAGATAAGGGACTTACTTTTACTGATCTTAAGGGTACGATTAAGGAATTTTTACAACAAATGTTTGGGGAAGAATTACCCGTTAAATTCCGGGCTAGTTATTTCCCGTTTACGGAACCTTCGGCAGAAGTTGATGTGCAATGGAAGGGTAAATGGTTGGAGGTAATGGGGTGTGGTATGGTCGATCCTAATGTGTTAAAATCAGTGGGTTATGACCCAGAAATTTATACGGGTTTTGCTGCGGGGTTAGGGATAGAAAGATTTGCTATGGTATTACATCAAATTGATGATATTCGTCGTCTTTATAACAGTGATCTGCGCTTTTTATCTCAATTTTAA
- a CDS encoding F0F1 ATP synthase subunit gamma, giving the protein MPNLETFKRKIETAEDLQSVVKTMKALAAVSIRQYEKAVISLESYDKTLEMGLQILLKVDPKVLLNNGNLVTQKQQLALVLFGSDQGMCGQFNEKVANYTLETLKKQGIMINDCNLLTIGLRLGDRLENLGYPSARMLTVPSSIEGITPTIQETVLILEQWRQERHINQILVFNNDFISGSNYYPRDLQIFPLNINRLNALKKQPWPSHCLPTFTMSPETLASALFKQHFFVSLYRACAESLASENASRLASMQVAEKNIKDRLLELKKEFQHHRQSDITEELLDIISGFEALNKTKE; this is encoded by the coding sequence ATGCCCAACTTAGAAACCTTTAAACGGAAAATTGAAACGGCTGAAGATCTTCAGTCAGTGGTTAAGACAATGAAAGCTTTAGCTGCGGTGAGTATTCGTCAATATGAAAAGGCTGTTATCTCTTTAGAAAGTTATGATAAAACCCTAGAAATGGGGTTGCAAATTCTCTTAAAAGTTGATCCCAAAGTTCTATTAAATAATGGTAATTTAGTAACCCAAAAACAACAATTAGCTTTAGTTCTATTTGGCTCAGATCAGGGAATGTGTGGTCAATTTAATGAAAAAGTTGCTAACTATACTTTAGAAACTCTCAAAAAACAAGGTATAATGATCAATGATTGCAATTTATTAACCATTGGCTTAAGGTTAGGCGATCGCTTAGAAAATTTAGGTTATCCCAGTGCAAGAATGTTGACAGTTCCTAGTTCTATTGAAGGCATTACTCCTACTATTCAAGAAACTGTCTTAATTCTCGAACAATGGCGACAAGAACGCCATATTAATCAGATTTTGGTCTTTAATAATGACTTTATTTCAGGCTCTAATTATTATCCTCGTGATCTGCAAATTTTTCCCTTAAATATTAATCGACTCAATGCCTTAAAAAAACAACCATGGCCCTCTCATTGTTTACCCACTTTTACTATGTCACCGGAAACCTTAGCCTCTGCTTTATTTAAACAACATTTCTTTGTCTCATTATATCGCGCTTGTGCTGAATCTTTAGCCAGTGAAAATGCAAGTCGTCTAGCTTCAATGCAAGTAGCAGAAAAAAACATAAAAGACAGATTATTAGAATTAAAAAAAGAATTTCAACACCATCGTCAAAGTGACATTACGGAGGAATTATTAGATATTATTTCTGGTTTTGAAGCCTTGAATAAAACCAAAGAATAA
- a CDS encoding ATP synthase subunit I, with translation MISFSLDLSQLWAFMMIFFIGLLIGFSYFGGLWLTLCYLPKVNHPYRLIISSFVLRSLMTVLCFYGLIRLFLGIETGIIMLMAMAGWLLARMILVRRLVSQVISVK, from the coding sequence ATGATTAGCTTTTCCCTAGATTTATCTCAATTATGGGCGTTTATGATGATATTTTTCATTGGGTTATTGATAGGATTTTCTTATTTTGGTGGACTCTGGTTAACTTTATGTTACTTACCAAAGGTTAATCATCCTTATCGCTTAATTATTAGTAGTTTTGTGCTAAGGTCGTTAATGACTGTATTATGTTTCTATGGATTAATTCGCTTATTTTTAGGAATTGAGACAGGGATAATCATGTTAATGGCAATGGCAGGATGGTTATTGGCGAGAATGATTCTTGTTCGTCGTCTTGTTTCACAAGTAATAAGTGTTAAGTAA
- a CDS encoding alternate F1F0 ATPase, F1 subunit alpha: MPQNPDSLQTVLEQFFQVSDAVLSDHATQLKTQEIGTITYLGNGIARVIGLPTVKSEELVTFEGKGLGMVFNLDPHEVGVILLDINETLTAGCQVYPTGRVMDVPVGEGLLGRVVDGTGKPLDNQGVIATVQRLPIEREAPAIMDRGPVTVPLQTGIKVIDALIPMGRGQRELILGDRQTGKTAIALDTILNQRGEGVICIYCAIGQRSSAVAKLISELRIHQMMDHCIVVVAGGENPPGLQYITPYAATSMAEYFRDKGQDVLIIYDDLIQHARAYRELSLLLRRPPGREAFPGDIFYIHSRLLERSTRLRSELGGGSLTALPIIETEAQNISAYIPTNLVSITDGQIYLTPELCQKGILPAVDVGRSVSRVGGKTQLRAYRAVAGDLRLSYSQFEELESFSRFSTRLDAATRHTLERGRRVREVLKQPQYQPIPVAEQIAVLLAVTQGLFDALPLDKIADAEAMIRWDVTDKLPKICQRITKGKSLKESDHKALLKVAEIALNQFLNPL, encoded by the coding sequence ATGCCCCAAAATCCTGACTCTCTACAAACCGTTTTAGAGCAATTTTTTCAGGTTTCTGATGCGGTTTTAAGCGATCATGCAACCCAACTAAAAACCCAAGAAATTGGCACAATTACTTATTTAGGCAATGGAATCGCCCGCGTTATTGGTTTACCAACCGTAAAATCAGAAGAATTAGTCACCTTTGAGGGAAAAGGCTTAGGCATGGTCTTTAACCTTGATCCTCATGAAGTCGGAGTGATCCTCCTCGATATCAATGAAACGTTAACCGCAGGTTGTCAAGTTTATCCGACCGGACGAGTCATGGATGTTCCTGTGGGGGAAGGGTTATTAGGACGAGTGGTAGACGGAACCGGAAAACCCTTAGATAATCAAGGGGTGATCGCCACAGTCCAACGTTTACCCATTGAACGAGAGGCCCCCGCGATCATGGATAGAGGCCCGGTTACAGTCCCCTTGCAAACTGGGATTAAAGTAATAGATGCGTTGATACCCATGGGACGAGGACAACGGGAATTAATTTTAGGCGATCGCCAAACCGGGAAAACGGCGATCGCCCTTGACACCATTCTTAACCAAAGAGGTGAAGGGGTAATCTGTATTTATTGCGCCATTGGCCAACGGAGTTCGGCCGTGGCCAAACTGATCAGCGAGTTACGCATTCATCAAATGATGGATCATTGTATTGTGGTGGTAGCAGGAGGAGAAAACCCACCAGGACTGCAATACATCACCCCTTATGCTGCAACTTCCATGGCCGAATATTTCAGGGATAAGGGCCAGGATGTTCTCATTATCTATGATGACCTAATTCAACACGCCCGCGCCTATCGAGAATTATCTTTATTGTTGCGTCGTCCCCCTGGTCGAGAAGCCTTTCCTGGGGACATTTTTTACATCCATTCCCGCTTATTAGAAAGGTCTACCCGTTTACGTTCAGAATTAGGGGGAGGTTCCTTAACAGCTTTACCTATCATAGAAACAGAAGCGCAAAATATCTCTGCATACATCCCTACTAACCTTGTTTCTATCACCGATGGACAAATTTACCTCACCCCTGAGTTATGCCAAAAAGGGATATTACCTGCGGTGGATGTGGGCCGTTCGGTGTCCCGTGTGGGAGGAAAAACCCAACTGAGGGCCTATCGCGCGGTAGCGGGGGATTTAAGACTATCTTACTCCCAATTTGAAGAATTAGAAAGTTTTTCTCGTTTTTCGACTCGTTTAGATGCCGCAACCCGTCACACTTTAGAACGGGGCCGTCGGGTGAGAGAAGTGTTGAAACAACCCCAATATCAACCCATTCCTGTCGCGGAACAAATTGCCGTTTTATTGGCAGTTACTCAGGGTTTATTTGATGCGTTACCCTTAGATAAAATAGCGGATGCAGAAGCGATGATTCGTTGGGATGTGACTGATAAATTACCCAAAATTTGCCAGAGAATTACCAAGGGCAAAAGCTTAAAAGAAAGCGATCACAAAGCCTTATTAAAGGTTGCTGAAATTGCCCTTAATCAATTTCTTAATCCTTTGTAG
- a CDS encoding F0F1 ATP synthase subunit C has product MDNIGLIGTASIVIAGLTIAIGSIAPALGEGKALSQALLSLAQQPDEANTIIRTLFVGMALVESTAIYCFVVTLILIFANPFWNYVIAHSGG; this is encoded by the coding sequence ATGGATAATATTGGATTAATTGGAACCGCGTCTATTGTAATAGCAGGACTTACCATTGCTATTGGCTCAATTGCTCCCGCATTAGGAGAAGGAAAGGCCCTATCTCAAGCCTTACTTTCTTTAGCACAACAACCGGATGAAGCGAATACAATTATTCGGACTTTATTTGTAGGAATGGCCTTGGTTGAATCAACCGCAATTTACTGTTTTGTTGTCACGTTAATTCTCATTTTTGCCAATCCTTTTTGGAATTATGTCATTGCTCATTCAGGGGGTTAA
- a CDS encoding type IV pilus twitching motility protein PilT produces MTNPSLPPLPLPPLPTTDLNLDSDMMNDSHEDSTQFMAPSEEATFPRTPVEAPNKRPVAPPPLPKAPPKSFGRSPDQPSLMELIRLAFDEGFSDVHLGVGEKPRMRDRGEMMILDYPEIDDNTFMSWLREILKEDEIQRFKKELEFDGATQYDFARVRINIFDSLRGPAMVLRLIPLKILTMEQLRLPMIFQDISDSHKGLILVTGPTGSGKSTTMAAMVDYINKEHPKHIITIEDPVEFVHQSRRSLIKQREVGMHTHKFDNALKAALREDPDIILVGEMRDKETVNTAIKAAQTGHLVMGTLHTNSAVKTLERVLSLYGADEREAMRVAMAESLVAIIAQGLCRTTDGKRAAYHDILINTETVKDYIIQGKNDEILELMKDGEFDGMITTNQALFNLYQEGRITEETALELSPTPNEIAMMLRGRI; encoded by the coding sequence ATGACTAATCCCTCCTTACCCCCCCTACCCCTTCCTCCCCTCCCTACCACCGATCTCAACTTAGATTCGGACATGATGAATGACAGTCATGAAGATTCCACCCAGTTTATGGCCCCATCAGAAGAGGCCACATTCCCAAGAACGCCTGTAGAGGCCCCAAACAAGCGCCCAGTTGCGCCCCCCCCCTTACCCAAAGCACCCCCCAAAAGCTTTGGCCGTTCTCCCGATCAACCGTCCCTGATGGAATTAATTCGCCTGGCCTTTGATGAAGGGTTCTCAGACGTTCACTTAGGGGTAGGAGAAAAACCGCGAATGCGCGATCGCGGGGAAATGATGATTCTAGACTATCCAGAGATTGACGACAACACCTTTATGAGTTGGTTGCGGGAAATTCTCAAAGAGGATGAAATCCAACGCTTTAAAAAAGAACTGGAATTTGATGGGGCAACTCAGTATGATTTCGCCCGTGTTCGGATTAACATCTTTGATAGTTTACGGGGGCCAGCCATGGTGTTGCGTCTCATTCCCCTGAAAATTCTCACCATGGAACAGTTGCGCCTACCCATGATCTTTCAAGATATCTCAGATTCTCACAAAGGCTTAATTCTGGTGACGGGGCCCACAGGTTCCGGTAAATCTACCACCATGGCGGCGATGGTGGACTATATTAACAAAGAACACCCCAAACATATCATCACCATTGAAGATCCCGTTGAATTTGTTCACCAAAGTCGTCGCTCTTTGATTAAACAACGGGAAGTGGGGATGCACACCCACAAGTTTGATAATGCCCTTAAAGCCGCTTTACGGGAAGATCCCGACATCATCCTGGTGGGGGAAATGCGGGACAAAGAAACGGTCAATACTGCCATCAAAGCCGCTCAAACTGGTCACTTAGTTATGGGAACCCTCCACACCAACAGCGCAGTTAAAACCCTAGAACGGGTTTTGAGTTTGTATGGTGCCGATGAACGGGAGGCAATGCGGGTGGCGATGGCCGAATCTTTGGTAGCGATTATTGCTCAAGGGTTATGTCGTACCACCGACGGCAAACGAGCCGCCTATCATGACATTCTGATTAATACAGAAACGGTCAAAGACTATATCATTCAAGGGAAAAACGACGAAATCCTCGAATTAATGAAGGATGGGGAATTTGATGGCATGATTACCACGAACCAAGCTCTCTTTAATCTCTATCAAGAAGGACGAATTACCGAGGAAACTGCCCTCGAATTATCTCCCACCCCCAACGAAATTGCGATGATGTTACGGGGTCGAATCTAG
- a CDS encoding F0F1 ATP synthase subunit B, protein MLIDPFTTVAQIINFIILLFLLKRFLYRPILQAMKQREQRIFDSLKEAETKSEIAQKEAEKYRKKQQEWEFNKQNRFDMLKQEIEAEKQSIMARKQEEIESLRAQWYEQLKQEKQTFLEELSQQVNQQVIKIARQALENLANVSLEEQIIAKFIEGLPDLTEQQRQAHPLGKTENQTFTIRSNFPINLEQQEQLIKALQKQFEQDIDVKFNTTSDSICGIELLNHGYRISWHLDHYLDELEAKMSQSLVGQENAPKS, encoded by the coding sequence ATGTTAATTGATCCCTTTACAACTGTTGCTCAAATTATTAACTTTATCATTTTATTATTTCTCTTAAAGCGGTTTCTCTATCGCCCTATTCTGCAAGCAATGAAGCAACGAGAACAAAGAATTTTTGACAGTTTAAAAGAAGCAGAAACTAAATCTGAAATTGCTCAAAAGGAAGCGGAAAAATATCGTAAAAAACAACAAGAATGGGAATTTAACAAGCAAAATAGATTTGATATGCTAAAGCAGGAAATAGAAGCAGAAAAACAATCTATAATGGCAAGAAAACAAGAGGAAATTGAAAGTCTGAGAGCGCAATGGTATGAACAACTAAAACAAGAAAAACAGACCTTTTTAGAGGAACTAAGTCAACAGGTCAACCAGCAAGTGATTAAAATAGCAAGACAAGCCCTAGAAAACTTAGCTAATGTTAGTTTAGAAGAACAAATAATTGCCAAATTTATCGAAGGTTTACCTGACTTGACTGAACAACAAAGACAGGCTCATCCCCTAGGGAAAACCGAGAATCAAACCTTTACGATTCGCTCAAACTTTCCCATCAACTTAGAACAGCAAGAACAATTAATTAAAGCCTTGCAAAAACAATTTGAACAAGATATTGATGTAAAATTTAACACCACATCTGACTCAATTTGTGGCATTGAACTCTTAAATCATGGTTATCGAATTTCTTGGCATTTAGATCACTATTTAGATGAACTTGAAGCAAAAATGTCCCAATCATTAGTAGGTCAAGAAAATGCCCCAAAATCCTGA
- a CDS encoding F0F1 ATP synthase subunit epsilon — protein sequence MHLKVLIPTEVFIDTTVTKIVAEAENGSFCLLPHHIDFVAALVPGILCYTLESNQEIFLAINEGILVKCGDDVFVSTLQGVADKDLETLKQTVETKFRVLDERERLMRSALAQFEAIIMRRFQDIAM from the coding sequence ATGCACCTAAAAGTTTTAATTCCCACCGAAGTATTTATCGATACTACCGTGACCAAAATTGTCGCTGAAGCTGAGAATGGCTCATTTTGTTTATTACCCCATCATATTGATTTTGTAGCCGCTTTAGTCCCTGGAATTCTTTGTTATACCTTAGAATCCAATCAAGAAATTTTTCTGGCAATTAATGAAGGTATTTTAGTTAAATGTGGGGATGATGTCTTCGTTTCTACCCTGCAAGGGGTTGCAGATAAAGACTTAGAAACGCTGAAACAAACTGTTGAGACAAAATTTAGAGTTTTGGATGAACGGGAAAGACTCATGAGATCAGCCTTAGCTCAATTTGAAGCTATTATCATGCGTCGTTTTCAAGACATTGCCATGTAA
- a CDS encoding circadian clock KaiB family protein, which yields MTNVSETPGVLPEFFKGIALFTPGGDMVYCLDSSKQIHWHSQLCLVLQELLKLPEPPHFLVPGYTATIDRWFCTREKTVKTVAELYPAVRRYQPLLNVLFNTPDVHWQTAHWQEEACNPIIIETYRSRFSELWNSHDLLIRLDERWEQEIKSQFTITEPHEDIGTEEHQGYILRLFVSGNNASTKHTLKVLHQLLETDLQQPYTLKVIDICKYPELAENNQISATPTLVRVWPKPAKRIVGELTDLTRVLQIITSN from the coding sequence ATGACGAATGTAAGCGAGACTCCTGGAGTCTTACCAGAATTTTTTAAAGGCATCGCTCTGTTTACCCCAGGCGGTGATATGGTTTATTGTCTCGATAGTAGCAAGCAAATTCATTGGCATTCTCAGTTATGCTTGGTTTTGCAAGAGTTATTAAAGTTGCCAGAACCGCCTCACTTTCTCGTACCAGGCTATACTGCAACGATTGATCGTTGGTTTTGTACGAGGGAAAAGACAGTAAAGACGGTGGCGGAACTTTATCCTGCAGTACGTCGCTATCAGCCCTTATTAAATGTGTTGTTTAACACACCCGATGTCCATTGGCAAACGGCCCATTGGCAGGAAGAGGCTTGTAATCCGATTATTATAGAAACCTATCGTTCTCGGTTTTCCGAACTATGGAACAGTCACGATCTGCTGATTCGTTTAGATGAGCGGTGGGAGCAAGAAATCAAAAGTCAATTTACAATCACTGAACCCCATGAAGACATAGGGACTGAGGAGCATCAAGGATACATTTTACGTCTGTTTGTGTCTGGGAATAATGCCTCAACCAAACATACATTAAAAGTCCTGCACCAGTTACTAGAAACCGATCTGCAACAGCCTTATACCCTGAAAGTTATTGATATTTGTAAGTACCCAGAATTAGCCGAAAATAATCAAATTTCAGCCACCCCAACCTTAGTCCGAGTCTGGCCAAAACCAGCCAAGCGAATTGTTGGGGAGTTAACAGATTTAACTAGGGTTTTGCAAATTA